In one Lycium barbarum isolate Lr01 chromosome 7, ASM1917538v2, whole genome shotgun sequence genomic region, the following are encoded:
- the LOC132601438 gene encoding uncharacterized protein LOC132601438: MEEARNSHYSMHPGATKMYQDLKKHFWWMRIKRTISNYVARHLNFQQVKYEHQKPGGLAQNLVIPDYQSSIEMPPYEALYDRQCRSPVGWFEPDQKMLLGPEMVQQAFDKIKVTQDWLKTS; the protein is encoded by the exons ATGGAGGAAGCTCGCAATTCTCATTATTCCATGCATCCAGGAgccacaaagatgtatcaagaCTTGAAGAAACATTTCTGGTGGATGAGGATAAAGAGAACCATATCCAATTATGTGGCTCGTCATTTGAATTTccaacaggttaagtatgagcatcagaaacctggagGATTAGCTCAGAATTTGGTTATTCCTGA CTACCAGTCTAGTATTGAGATGCCAccttatgaggctttgtatgatAGACAGTGTCGTTCTCCAGTTGGTTGGTTCGAACCTGATCAGAAGATGCTTTTGGGTCCAGAGATGGTTCAGCAAGCTTTCGACAAGATAAAGGTAACCCAAGACTGGCTCAAGACATCTTAG